The Juglans regia cultivar Chandler chromosome 10, Walnut 2.0, whole genome shotgun sequence genome includes the window ttggcATTCAAAATTCTTGTTGTTTCTATTTCCTCCTCCAGGTAATAAATGCTGGAATTATGTAACAAACATGTAACAGAATTATAGAATATTCCCTAGCTCAACTTAGTGGCAACGTGTCTTCATTATATGGAATGAAATTACAAGCAATTAAcagaaatgaagaaataattagaaataagaaataactcAAGATAGATCATGGGCCTGGGCCTCCAACCCATTATTTAGCTAGTAACTACTATCTTGCTCTCCTTCCATTAAGTCCATCGTCGTTCAAGTCATCAAATGGCCCATGGCTAGAGAGAGCTCATCACAGCCCACGACTCAAAGTcaaaaatccaaacaacccgAAGGCCTTAAGTCCCTTTCTGCCCTGACTCTTGCCCTAACCACAGCAACCCTTGATACCTGCCCTAGCCTGTGACAATGTCCATCCATTCAAAataccttgcccacaaggtgtgggtaggtGTCTCGCATACGGTAGAACAGTTTCCAAGTGACATCTTCGGCCAATTGGCCTTGCCATTGTACCAAAATTTTTGTGAGAGACTTACGATGGACCTGACGAAGGTGTTGATCCAAAATCTTCCCGGGCTCTGGCTTCAAAATTTCGTTGGAGTCAATTGGAGGCAACTGCAGTAGTAGACTCACTGATTGGCCcaatttcttcttcaataaaGAGACGTGGAAAGCTGGGTGGATGAGGGAGGTTTCAAGAAGCTTCAATCGATAAGCTGCGGACCCAATCCTCTCTCCACCCTAAATGGTCCATAAAATCAAGGGGAGAGTTTCGTATTCTGACGCTAGACCACTGAGTGCTGTCTGAACGACTGGAGTCTCAGGTATACAAAATCCCCAATTTCAAATTCTCGTTCCTTCCTTTTATTGATCTACATATTTTCTCATGCGATTCTTGGCCTTGTGCATGTTACTCTTTAGAAGGTGCTTGATCTGCTCACGAGTCTGTAGGATGGTGTTAACAGCTTCAACACTGGAGGCCCTTGGTGAGTAACTTAGTAACCTGGGGGGGTGGGTAGGCATATAAGGCTTCAAAGGGTGTTAACCCTATCGAGGAGTGAGTGGTGGTATTATACTACCATTCTGCCATGGAAATCCATAAGGCCCAATCTTTTGGCCTTTCCCCCAAAAAACACCTTAAATAATTCTCAAGTATTTTGTTCACGGCCTCGGATTGGCCATCAGTCTGCGAGTGATAAGCAGTATTGACTGCCAATTCAATACCTTGTTTGAACAATTCAGTCCAAAACCTGTTGGTAAAGGTTTTGTCTTGATCAGAGACTATGGAATTAGGCATGCCatggtatttgaaaaatgtttttgagaaatgaaCGGGTTAGGGTAGTGGCTGTATAGGGGTGTGTCAGTGGTGTAAAATGGCTATATTTGATGAGTCTATCAACGATAACCCAAATGCAATTGAATGATTGGGATTTTCAGAGGCTTTCTATGAAGTCCATACTGATGTGGGTCTAGAGTTTAGTGGGAATGGGTAAGGGTTGTAGGAGGCCCCCCTGTAGGGAATTTTTAGGCTTGATTCTTTGACAGATATAACACGACTTTACAAAGTTTCTGATTTCTGTTTTTAGACCTGGCCAAAAAAAATTCCTAGTAACTCTACTGAGGGTTTTACCTGAGCCTGAGTGACCACCAGTGGGGCTGTTATGCAGTAGGTTGAGGAATTTAAGCCTGAGATCAGAATTCCCAGGTACATAGAACCTGTTCTTGTAGTATAAACACCCTTCCCTCGTTGAGTATTTAGAGTTAGGCATGCCTTGGCCCATTTGATCCAGTAGTAGTTTGGCCATTTCATCCTTCTAGTAGGACCCTTTTACCTTCTTCAATAGATCCAAAGTAGGAACATAAATCATTAGAAGGGTGCTAGAAGTCTCCCATTCCTCACCCATCCTGGAAAGGGCGTCTATTGCCTTGTTATCTGATCCCTTTCAATATTCCACCACAAAATCATACCCCTGCAATTTGCTTACCCATTTTTGTTACATAGTTGTGCCAATTTTCTTGTCTAGGAGGAATTTTAGGCTTTAATGGCCAATTTTCTCAATGAAGGGTCTGCCTAGTAGGTAGGGCTTCCACCTCTACATTGCTAAAACCAGTGCAAACAACTCTTTTTCATAGGTGGACATGGCCAAAGCCCTTCCCGTTAGGGCTTGACTATAGAAGGCAATATGATGCCTATGCTGGATGAGTATAGCTCCTACAACAGTTCCAAAAGCATTAAACACGATTTCAAAGGGTATAGTAAAGTCAAGTAGTGCCAAAACTACCGGATGTATCACAACCATCTTGAAATTAATAAAGGCTCTTTCTGCTACTTCAGACCACTTAAACCCATCATTTCTTAGTAACTCTGTGAGTGGGGCAACCACCCCTCCATACCCCCAAATAAATCTTCTGTAATATCCCGTTAGCCCCAAGAAACCTCTTAATGACCTTACTAAAGTTGGTCTAGGCCATTCTTCCATGGCCCTTAATTTCTCTGGATCAGCATTTACTTCTTAGGTTGAGATTAAAAGACCTAGGTACGATATTTCAAGGTTGCCAAACTGGCACTTGGATATTTTGGCATAGAGTTGATGTTGTCTGAAGATTTCTAGGGCAGTGTTTAGATGTTGGATGTGGGCATATTCTGAGCTGTTGTAGATGAGGATATcataaaagatgaatttttGAATGAAGGGTTTGAAAATCTGGTTCATAAGGCTTTGGAAGGTTGAAGGGGCATTGGTTAAGCCAAAAGGCACAACCATAAATTCATAGTGTTCTTCATAGGTTTTGAACGCAGATTTAGGTATGTCTTCAGTTTTGACTCTAATATGGTGGTAGCCAAACCTTAAGTCCAATTTTGGAAAACACTTTGAGCCACACAACTCATCCAGCAACTCTTCTACCACTAGAATGGTGTATCTATCATTCACAGTGACCTTATTCAAGGCCATATAGTCAACACATAGGTGCTAGGACTCATTAGCCTTCCTCACTAAAAGAATTGGTGAGGAATATAGGCTTTGGCTTGGCTGGATTACTCCACTGGTCAGTAACTCCTTAACAACCCttttaatttcatctttttgATAGTAGGGGTACCTATAACGTCTTATTGAAATGGGATTGATTCTAGGCAGCAAGGGTATAGGGTGGTCATGGTTTCTTTAAGGGGGCAGGCCTGTGGGTTCTGAGAATACCTTAAAAAATTGACGGAGTAGGTGTTGGATTGGGGTTGGAATCTGAGAGTCAGTTTGGTCTTTAAGGTGTTTTGGTGTAGGCTGGTCAGGTTGGGATGATTCCATGAGTTGTAATAGGACCCTCTTATTTTTAACCGCACTAACTCTAGGTATTCCCCCCAACTCAAGCAATTTTGTACTGGACAACCCCTTTAAACAAGCTTGTTTCCCTTCCACTTCAAACATCATGGTCAGATACTTGAAATTCCATAGAATGGAACCCAAGGTTTGAAACTAGACCACTTCTAAGACCATATTACACCCTGCAAGTATTAGCACATATGCTTCTAATATAAAATGCATGTTTTGCATAGAGACATGCGAGGGTTCAATCTTGCTCTAACTCGAACGTTGCTACTCATTAGTTACTTTTACCTCAACATTCTCAATCACCTTCCCTCTCAATCTAGCCTTACTGACTATGGCTGGATTAATGAAGTTGTGTGTGCTTCCAGTGTCTACAAGTATCACCACTGGACAGTTGCCAACCCTACCTTTTATCCTCATGGTTTTAGGGTTCAAGCATCCAGTAGTGGCATGTAAAGAAATTTATGGTTGCATTTTGGGGTCCAAGACAATCACTCTACTCTCTTAATTTTCTCCACAGTCTTCCTGACCTGGCTCAACATTTTCTGGAAAGTCATGGATTTCTTCAATTAGATAGAGTTTGGGTTTCTGGCATTTGTGACCAGGAACCCATTTGGCCTCACAGTAGTAACATAGGTCTTTCTCCCGTTGATCTTTCATTTGGCCTAGTTAATACTCTATATGAGAGTGTGGTTTTATTGGTGAATTTCTGGTAATCTAGTTGAAGGCTGATTGTTTGATTTGTAGTGGTTTAGGGTGGGAAGAGTAATAAAGGGGTCCTTTTGACATTTTTATGTTAACTCCCAGATTCTCTTCCTGTAAATTAGCCGCAAGCTATAGGCTGAGAGGAGGGTAGTGGGGTTAAACATCCTCACCAAGATGCGTATTTCATCTTTAAGCCCACTCAAGAAGTAGCTGAGCTTGTATTGGCCTGATAAACCTCTAAGCCTATTAGAAAGGGACTCAAAGTTGGCTTTATAATATTCAACAGAGCCAGTTTGTCGAAGCCTGGTCATGGTTTCCATTGGGTCATCATAACAATTAGGTCCAAACCTAATCAACAAGGCCTTAACAAACTCTTCCGAGTCACTTAACTATTGGGACTCATCCAAGTTCTGGAACCACACGAGGGTCTTTCCCTCCATGTAAAATGAGGCTAACCTCAACTTGTGTTGTAGCATAGtgttgtgaaaattaaaaactgtTGTACCTTATACAACCAGCCTATAGGGCTCTCCCCATCAAACATTGAAAAACCCAGCCTGATGGCTCGAGTTTGAACATCTTCGAGGGGAATGAGAGGCAGGTCCTGCTGTGCTCTTGAGCCACATGAAGATTCTGCCCTCTCTGTGTTCTTCTTCTGCAACTCTAAGGTGAGAGTAGTAAGTTGCATTTTCAAGGCTATCATTTCTATTTCCAAGCTTTTAAATTGAGATTCTTAAAGATTTTTCAGGATGTTGAAGCCTTCCTGCAACTGGGACAGTCGAGTACCATCTGTCATGAGCACACTCTTGAAGGTGGGGGATGGAGGTATATCTGATACCACTTCTGTTACAAGCACATGGGAAGGGAAAGAGGGAGGCTCGCAGTGGGAATGAGCTACttccaagagagagagagagagagagagagagagattttggcATTCAAGATTCTTGTTGTTTCCATTTCCTTCTCCAGACAATAAATGCTGGAATTGTGTACCAAATATGTAATAGAATTACAGAATATTCCCTAACTCAACTTAGTGACCACGTGTCTTTATTACATGGAATGAAATTACAAGCAATTAACagaaataggaaaataattggAAATGAGAAATAACTCTAGATAGATCATGGGCCCAGGCCTCCAGCCCATTATTTAACTAGTAACTACTGTCTTGCTCTACTTCCATTAAGCTCATCGTCCTTCAAATCACCAAATGGCCCATGGCTAGAGAGAGCCCATTACGGCCCACGACTCAAAGTCAAGAATCCAAACAACCCCAAGACCTTAAGTCCCTTCTATCTCCACTCCTCCCCTATCCACAACAACCCTTAATGCTTGCCCTAGCCTGTGACAGAAAGATTGAATTCACCTTAAACTAGTCGTGCTAGTTGTCTAAAGATTTACTAAATTTTCTGAAACTGAGTTCTAGATTATGACACAGGCTCGATTTGAACGAGGGTAACTTTCTATTATCTAAACCTCTTCTACCCAATTCtcaactaataaaatattactacgATCCTCAATAAAGATGCAACCTTACCcctttttctcataaaaaacgaaaaagaaaaagaaaaaagaagagtatgattgaattttttttctttatgaaaatatacaggcattgttttttaaattgaaaataattatagaaatattacaaatatccGAGGTATACAATAATGGAACAAGGAGGTGGCAACGGTCAAGCGTCTTCGTGGCAGTATTTTAGTCATCCATCCAAAAACACGGGTTAGCGAAACGGTATGCGAACAAGCGGCAAACTTTCACCAGCTAAAATAGACTAATAGAACATAGCCATGGCCTCTGTAGCTAACGGTCCGTACGTCCTCGGACCTCCGAATTCTCCTCATCAATCCAAAGGCGGCAGCAACAACAACGACAAAATCTTCAGATTCCTCTGCTGTCCATCTCATGTTCTTAGAAACACTGGATGGGTCCATTCTATCAACTGTGTTGCAGCATCATCCCACTCTCCACGCACCCCAAAGCGAGGTTCTTCAACTATCACCCGCTCCACTGCTAATAAGTCTTCCCCATCTACAGAAATTAGGtgctgtctctctctctcttctctccgcTTGCTTACatattaaattttgattgtGGCTGTTTTGGAGTTTAGAATTTCTTTTGGATGTTCAGTGCTTTACTGTGGCATGTATTATTGTGAGTAAAATGAGAGGGTTAAGTCCCACGTCTCGAGCAAACGTTGCGCATACAAATTTGTGTGGTTGGTTCCCTCTCTGAATTGTATTTATCATTTCGGTATTAGTTTTGGTTTAGCATCTGGTTCTGACTTTCAAGGTTCATTATCTGTGTTTTGAGGGCTTAAACTTTCGTGTTAGGATAAGGTACGTTTACGTTTAGGTCCCCTTATGCTTGTACCTTCCTTAACATAGTTATGTACTGACTCGTTGGGTCTTGTGACTATAAGAATGCAAGATTTGCATTACTGCATGCTTGCAGGGTTCTAGGCCGGTAAAATGAGGTCTTTCATGTGCAAGCAGCCACAACATTTAAGACTACTTTTGTTTTTGGCTATTTATCAGTTAAAAGAAGTAACTATAGAAAAAAATCGGATCGGCTCATTTGTGCAGATAACATAGACTTAAAGACTAATTATTTGTCATCCGTACCTTTCCtgtatggttttattttttgaatatgacACTCTACTCGGCCTTCATTGCGTCATGGCTGTGGCAAACCTTGATTCTCCCTTCTCATTGCAGTAATTTCTATATTCTTTTTCATAGTTCTTCCAACTCATGCTTCTGCTATCAAGTTCTGTTTTACATGTGAGGCTCCCTTGTAagcataattttatttgttctcCAGTACTACAGCCAAGATACGCAGCGAAGTTCTCTCTCCCTTTCGGTCCTTTCGGATGTTCTTTTATCTTGCTTTCATAGCAAGTGGTACTCTGGGGGGATTAATAGCAACCACACAATTGATTGCTGCACTAACAAATTCATCAAGAGCGGCCGCAGTCCCTGAAATTTTGAACGGTCTTGGCATAGACATTGGAGCAGTATCTCTTTTTGCATTTCTTTATTCAAGGGATAATACTGCTAAGAATGCACAACTGGCTAGGCTCTCAAGAGAGGAAAACCTTTCAAATCTTAAGCTCCGTGTGGACGAAAAGAGGGTTATTCCTCTCAGCTCTTTGAGAGGGATTGCTCGCCTTGTAATCTGTGCTGGCCCTTCATCCTTTGTTGCAGAGTCTTTTCGATTAAGTGAACCTTTCACTGAAAGCCTTTTGGACAGAGGGGTGCTTGTAGTACCCTTTGCTACAGATGGAAATCTACCTGGTTTTGAgtttgatgaaaatgaagagaCACAGGATATTACCGCCAAAAGGAAGAGACTCTGGCAGCTGGCTCCTTTTAATATTTCTGAGTGGTCCAAGTGAGTAACCAGGTTcattaaaaaaagagtttataaAACCGTTGCTATCTCTCTCATAGTTAATGTTCTCCTTATCAACAATAGGTGGTTAGATGAACAGAAGAAGCTGGCTGGTGTCTCCTCTGATTCTCCTGTGTAAGTTTTCTATGTATTATACATTTGAACAGTGAAGTTCATGAATTTGACATGCATATACGCATACCTTATTCTATTATAATTCATGCCATGTTAGATTCCAACCTCCCCCAACCACACCCCCTTATTTAATTCtcgtatttattttatttccttttgataGTAATCAAATATCGCCTGAATCATTGTTCATCTCTAgaaaattggaaagaaaaattttactgaGTTTTTCAATCCATATAATCAGCTGTAAAAGGTGTGTTTGTGGGACAGATGCTCTTGGAATACTTGTGGTAAGTTAGCATAAGTGTGTTTTAGCGATTTTAGTTTTTGTAATTCATTTTGCAGGTATCTATCTTTGCGGATGGATGGGCGTGTCCGTGGCAGTGGCGTTGGTTACCCTCCTTGGAATGCTTTTGTTGCACAATTACCTCCTGTAAAGGGGATGTGGTCAGGTCTTCTGGATGGCATGGATGGAAGAATACTTTGAAGAAAGTATCTTGTTTACAAACGGCTCTTTCTCCACGGCTTCCTGGAATTATAATACCTCCCTTCACTCCTTTATGATAAAAGATATGATGCTTTCTTGTGAACTTAGAGATATCTGTTGGTTATTTATACTTTAATTTATGTgttcttttttctctcctcccCTTGACTTCCTACCTATGAAGTGTTCTGTTAGAATAGGTTTTTCTCTTGCATTTAACATATAGCCGACTTTTTTCTTGGGAGCAAGATTATTAGTATTTTCGTTGTATTATTCTTTTGATGTACAAGGAAGGATTGTTATCAATGGCAAGGTATGATGATGAACGTGCTTATTATGGTATCATGCTGGAGGCATATGTATTAAGTTATTGAATTGTTCCTACTTTTAACTATTTGGAAGATATTTCACCAACACAATGAAGAATGAAAACATCTGCGATTGATTCTCtgccaaaaatatgaacagTAGGATCTACTACTAAGCATTGAATTTGAAAGTGCCTAGGTTAATTTTGATGGTTATcacaagaaaaggaaatgatcagttttttcatattgttttatTAGCTCTAAAATTCATTATAGTTATCATAACAGGCTGCTCCAAACTGGGAAAATtgttcatctctctctttccccctcccccacccccaaaaaaaCATACACTCACACGCCAGTTTTTCTTGAACTTTGGACCTGCAGCTCTGCCAAAGAACACATGAAAGGCCAAAAATCCTATTAGCCATGTGTAACTTGTCTACAAATAATTGCAATTGCTGAATATATTCTGGCTTGCTTCCACCATTCAAGCAGAAGCTTTGGATACATGCATTCATGCCAAATTGGTGAGGAGGCATTGTCCAGATCTTCCATTTCATTTGCTCTACCAACTCTCTGGCACATCCACTACAAGGACTCACAAGGTTCTGCTACCAACCTTATGGTTGTACAAGGTTAGACCTTTTCAGTTCGTGTCCAGAAAGGCAACTTAAATGAGGGTGTTTTAGCATTTTTCCATTAGTGGGATAATTTTAGAATGTTTTAATTTTGTCAGCCCTGCACTTCAGATGTAGACTTGTAGTCGATCATTGGATGAGACATCAACGGAGACTGAACCATCCTGCATATAACTGGATGGATGGCTTTAGTAATTTAGATAAATGAGTTAGTTAATTGTTGTTGTATAATCATGCAACCAAGAATATTTCTCCTCATTGTAATCAATGTGATGATATATCTTGGGCAAAGGAACAGTTTCTATCAATCTTGGGATGAGAATATGTTCATTTCCTGGGGCACAGACACAGTACTTAGGATATCATGCCTATAAAAATTAATGCTTATGCaagtaattttaattacatgtatGTTATGATGGGATGAGAATATCATGCCATCTATAGTCTGAGAGTACCAAATAATTTTCCTTGACGAACATTTAACATGGTTTGAGAGGAATGTAGAATTACAACTGGTGCTTTTTATATTACGTACATCATGCACAAAGGTAGGGGGTTTTATACAATTTAGAGCAAGAACaacattgaataaaatttggatTCCGTGAGGAGAGAACAATTACCTTGGGAACCAAGCTACACTATGTATGGAAGTGAGTAACAGCAATTGGTAGGCTTTCTTTTGGTGAGATCGTACCATGTGTGTATGGTCAATGATACAAATATGATCTGCAGCTGGACTTATATGCTGAACAGTAAGTGCAGTGGATAGGTTTTCCTTTTTGTGAGATCTTGCCTTTTGTGGTTGTATCAGCTGGACTGATGTACTTAGCAGCCTTGTCTTCAACGTTACCTCCAATAACAGAGTTGACATAGTTATTTAGAGCAGTAGCACTGCATTACATTTTGGGGTTTAGAATTTGAGGCTATGACAGAACCATGTTCTACCATGCGTTACTTTATAGATTTGGTGTAAGAGTACAATATGGTAGGGACCATCGTCTTGCAATGCTAAACTCTTGAGCTGTTCGTGTCAATGCCCGGCTCAAGGGCAGTATCATGTTGAAAAGGATGGGATGGTAAGTCATCCCTCTCAAGACTCGACTTTAATGGGATTATCGTTAAGTATTGACCCTTTTGAGAATGTATGAGAATCCTCTATATGCTTTATTATTAAcagttttttttggttatttgtcAGGTCTTGGTTTATACTGAAACAAGCAACAATTATTAGAGTTTTGGCTTCTGGATAACTGGACGATTGCGCCGAGTTTGAGTATTGATAGCACAGCCATTTTATGCAAATCGCATTGAAGCCATGCCAAACTACCGAATAAAAAGAGtgtattttctttgttcttaatCAGTTATTCGATTTTTACAATGAAAATGAAGAATGCAACAATCCTCATCTTAGAATTTGATGTTCACAACAATATTACATGTACCTAATTGGGTGCAAAGGAAAACTTATGGGGAAGGCGCAAGAGATTCTCCTGTAATCTTTGGCCTTTTTATTCTTACAACTGGTTCAGATTACAGCCAGTATCGTGTGTATAATGAACAATATCGATTTGGATATTTGGAGCAGCAATCATAACATTATAAGGACGAACAAcacaagaacaaagagagtaTGATACAGATTCCCGGCACAAACAAGCTGAAGCTAAGAGGGTGGAATGGTGGGGAGAATTACAATTATAATAACAGTACAACAACCATATCATGACTCATTAAACTTCTACAATCTCATCCAATGCATAGTTATTTGTAGATACATTTGCATAGTTAACTTTGTTGAACCGAACCACCACTGGGTAGCGAGTCTTTGGGTCCTGTGATACACATTATTTTCATAGAGAAAGTCAAATACTTATGCTTAATTTGTAATgttgaaaaaaaggaaaaaaaagagtaatattgaagggaaaagaaaGGCAGAGCACAGACCTGGTCGACAGCTACCACAGATCCAATGCCATTGTACCAGTAAGACTCTCTCCTAAGAATCTTAACCTGTGCAGTGAAAGTAATACTTTCATTCACTTTTGTTGGCCAAATTATACATGTAAAAGATGATGTTCGGtcacgtttggatagtgagatgagatgcgatagttttagatgaaagttgaataaaatattgatagaatattattattattttggaatttgaaaaaattgaattatttattacattttgtgtgaaaatttagaaagttgtaatgatgagacgagatgagatgagatgaaacactttcactatccaaacagggcaTTAAAACTTGTGAAATGGAAACAAATAACTTTGACTCAGCCAATTCTACTAGTCCCTGATAGTAGGATATAGAATCACAAGTATTATGAGACGTTTTTGCTTCTCAAGATTGCACTTTTCTTAAAGCTTCCTTTTTTTGTGGCAATTTGcttatgtattttcttttgaaaatcgATCGATTTGAAAATATCCAATATGCTATGAATCCCTACCACAAATATCACACATCTGCACCTCACAGCTCCTCTTCAGAGCTAGATAGCTGCTAACATTTCAGGTGGGCAGAAAGTCCTACCTTCGTTTGGGTTATTTAATTATGGGTTGAACTTGTTGCAAAGCCCAGCTATTGGACCAAGAAGAGTGATATCACTATCATCCTATATAGGCTTTCATGGCAGTTTGTTTTCCCAGAAATTCTCTTTACCAAATTAAGCATGTATTATTATAAAGAACCTTCATCTACTGCAAGTATATATGCTTTGCAATCAATGCATTTGGCactttcactatatatatatatgtgtgtaaacTGGGAACTCACCTTAGCACCTCTTTTGGGACCAATTGGAGGTGGCTTAGGCTTTGGAGCTTCACTTCCAACTGGTGCAGGGGCGGCTGGTGGAGCTGCCCCCTCCTCAGCTGCCCTAACAACAAGCCTTGaactgctgctgctgttgttgttgttcttcAAAGGGAAGAATAACATGCTGCTGCTCCTAGCAGATGAGCTTGTGCTGCCTGTAACATTTGCTGTTAGCACAAACCCAGAAGCAGCTGATGCCATGTTGCAGCTTGCCATCTTGTGCTCCTCTCTCCCACACACACTTTCTCTTCAAAATGAATGAAGCTTAAAAGTAAATGTCGgacaaaatagaataaagatTGAGAGGCTTTGAATAAACTTTCTGAGAATTATCTGATCCTTGCAAATTAACTCAATCGTTTCCTCCACTAGGGTGCTGCCACCTGTGTACCATATCCCATTTCTTTGGATAATGTGATTACATGTCATCTgtgtttttttcctctctttttgtcttcttttgcTTACTGGGTGTTTGGCGTATGGAGTACTGGAGTGGGGTTAGAGAAATCTTTGAAAGATCTACATGCACGGTGGCTTAGGTCTGAGATGCGGAGAGAGAAAAGATCCAGATTGAGCTGTAAAAGCAAGATGACAACAATACTGCCCCCATAGTCCTCGGTGTAAAGCATCTATGGTTTGAGACTTCGAGTGCTTCCgggcgagagagagaaattttgatttatataaatgagcgagatttttttctaaaaaaaaaaagagaaaaataaaattgatttacAAATTTGTGGGAACTACATATTCTGATTACATTATTGATGTTATattgaaaaattcaaattcaaattcatataattcaattttttttaagagaaattgtcgttattcattcataaaaaaaacttaccttCATGACCGGATACATTTTGAGATGTTCTCATATCAAATATgacattataaatcaaaataatgttttggaGCTCCACCAATATACTATTTCATTTTGTGATTGGTCTAGTCTTCACTATTGCTGATACTCTCGACAGACAAACGTCCAAGAGACAATGCTCTCTGcctaaacagagactcaaccTTACATTTTATAGAAAGATATAACTTAACTTCTACAGATAAACGTCCGagagatgaattttttttattattattttgttttaattaacaataagaaaacaaaaaaggaaagcaGTAAAATAGATGCGGAAAAGGACGAATTACAGTTTGGACTAACTCTGGTAGACTTCGGAACCTATGAAGGCTCGTGAAGGCAACACACTTGTCTTTTTTTCAGTTACAAAAGTCAGATCTGAAATGTCTAATGGTGGAGAGTCTGGTGATCTGGGGCGTGTGTCGAGAGGAGCTACTGGAAAGGGTGGAGTGCGAGGATCACACGCAAATGTGGGTGACGAGTGA containing:
- the LOC109008562 gene encoding protein LOW PSII ACCUMULATION 1, chloroplastic codes for the protein MASVANGPYVLGPPNSPHQSKGGSNNNDKIFRFLCCPSHVLRNTGWVHSINCVAASSHSPRTPKRGSSTITRSTANKSSPSTEISTTAKIRSEVLSPFRSFRMFFYLAFIASGTLGGLIATTQLIAALTNSSRAAAVPEILNGLGIDIGAVSLFAFLYSRDNTAKNAQLARLSREENLSNLKLRVDEKRVIPLSSLRGIARLVICAGPSSFVAESFRLSEPFTESLLDRGVLVVPFATDGNLPGFEFDENEETQDITAKRKRLWQLAPFNISEWSKWLDEQKKLAGVSSDSPVYLSLRMDGRVRGSGVGYPPWNAFVAQLPPVKGMWSGLLDGMDGRIL
- the LOC109008563 gene encoding photosystem I reaction center subunit IV B, chloroplastic-like; its protein translation is MASCNMASAASGFVLTANVTGSTSSSARSSSMLFFPLKNNNNSSSSSRLVVRAAEEGAAPPAAPAPVGSEAPKPKPPPIGPKRGAKVKILRRESYWYNGIGSVVAVDQDPKTRYPVVVRFNKVNYANVSTNNYALDEIVEV